The sequence GTAATATTATCATTATTTCTAGGAACTGCAATTTATTTAGTTATCATTAGATATGTGTAATTGGAGATATTATGAAAGTTAGATATGCGAAAAAATCTGAAAAAGAAATAGCTATTAAATTTTGGAAAGATAGTTTTAAAGACAATGAAGAACAAATAAAATTTTATTTTGATAGTATTTATAATGAGAAAAATTATTTAGTATTAGAAGATAACTCAAAAATAGTTTCTTCACTTCATGAAAATGACTATATTTTTAATTTTAATAATAACAGTTTAAAAAGTAAATATATTGTTGGAATTTCCTCTGATATAACTATGAGAAATAAAGGCTATATGTCAAAATTACTTATTTCAATGTTAAAAAATTCTAAGAGAAAAGGTCTACCTTTTGTTTTTTTAACTCCTATCAATCCAAAAATTTATAGAAAGTTTGGTTTTGAATATTTTTCTAATATAGAATACTATAATTTCTCAGTTGAAGAACTTACCAATTTTAAACTTCCTAAAGAAAATTATTCATATATAGAAATAAATGAAGAAAATAAAAATTTATACTTAAATGATTTAATAAAAATCTATAATTTTAATATGAAAGATAATTTTTGCTATTTAGAAAGAGATAAATTTTATTTTGATAAAATTTTAAAAGAAGCTATTAGTGATGAAATGAAAGCTTTTATTTTATACAAGGATAAAAAGGCAAGCGCCTATATTATTTTGGGTTTATACGAAGAGAATATTGAAATTAGAGAATGTATGGCTTTGGATAGCATTTCATATAAAGAAATTTTAACTTTAATCTATGGATATAGAAATTATTATAAAAATGTCAGTCTTGCTAGTCCAAATAATTCAAGTATAGAATTTCTTTTTGATAATCAACTAAATATAGAGAAGAATGTTAAACCTTTTATGATGATGAGAGTTTTAAATCCCCTAGCTATATTTAAAAATTTAAAATTAGAAAATTCTAATATAAAAATTTATATAGAAGATAAAATTTTAAAAGAAAATACAGGATTATACTCTTTAAATAATGAAATTAGTTTTTCTAATATGACAGAAGAAAAAGCTTCTTATGACTTAAAGATTGATATAGCAGACTTGATATTTTTAATAACAGGATATTTTTTTATTGATGAATTAATAAAATTAGGAAAAATTGATATTAAAAATAGAAATATTTTCAAAAAGATAAATAAAATATTTTCTAAAAAAAATTCCTATCTTTATGAATTTATATAGCAAATAGATAAAACTTTAAAAATAAGTAATTAATATTTGGAGGAAAAATGATAAAAGTTGGTAAAAGGCAAAAATTGGTTATAAATAATTTTTCAAGTGTAGGAGCATATTTATTTGCTGGAACAGATGATGATAAGGATAATATTCTTCTTCCTAATAATGAACTTGAGGGAAAAGATTTAAAAGAAGGAGATGAAGTAGAAGTTCTAATTTACAGAGATAGTGAAGATAGACTTATTGCTACATTTAGAAAAACAGAAGCACTTGTTGGAACTCTTGCAAAATTAGAAGTAGTTGACGATAATCCAAAATTAGGAGCTTTTTTAGATTGGGGGCTTAACAAAGATTTGATGTTACCTAATTCTCAAAAAGAAACTAAGGTTGAAATAGGTAAAAAATATTTAGTTGGACTTTATGAAGATAGTAAAGGTAGAGTCTCTGCCACAATGAAAATATATAAATTTTTAATGCCTTCTAATGATATAAAAAAAGGTGATATTGTCAATGCAACAGTTTATAGAATAAATGATGAGATTGGAGTTTTTGTTGCAGTTGAAGATAGATATTTTGGTTTAATTCCTAAAAGTGAATGTTTTGAAAAATATTCTGTTGGAGATGAATTGACTTTAAGAGTTACAAGGGTTAGAGAGGATAAAAAATTAGATTTAAGCCCTAGAAAACTTTTATCACAACAAATAGAAACTGATGCAGAGCTTGTGCTTGGTAAAATGAAACTTTTAAAAGAACATTTTCGTTTTAATGACGAAAGTTCAGCTGAAGATATAAAAGATTATTTTGGTATAAGTAAAAAAGCATTTAAAAGAGCTATTGGTAGCCTTTTAAAAAATGGTTTGATTGAGAAAAATGGAGATTATTTTATATTGAAAAAATAACATATTTATATGGAGGATATTTTTTTGAATTACCTGAAACTAATAAAAGACTTTTTTATGCCTCAGATATTTCTGATGTTTTTGGTGCAATGGGTTCTTGGAATAATAGTCCACCTTTTTATGCTGCTGAAAAAGGCTTAGAAAGTGAATATCAAAATCTTTCAAGTGAACTTTTAACACAGATTAGACTTGCACTTTTATATTCTGTCAATGAGTGGTAAAATAAAGAAAATTTAGGACTATTGCAAAAAAATTACAATAGTCCTTTTAAAATTAAGACACTTATCAATGCTATTAAGAAACTTGTTAATGTTCCAATTAAATATTTCTCTGCAAAATCTTTATTTTCCATTTGTTTAAAACGAGCAATACTTTTAGCAGTCAAAACAAACCCCATAATTCCAAATTGATTATTTAATAAAAGAATGGCAATAATTATTCTTTCAAGTTTTCCAATAATATTTCCAGCTTTTAATTCTTCTAAATTTGTTTTGGGGTAAGTTTTAGGAGAAATTGAAGTAAATAATTTTCTAATAAAAACAGAAGCAGGGTCTAATATTATAGAAAAGACTGTAACATAAAGAATAAATGTTTTAAAATATTCACAATCTTTTAAGTCTATATACAGTTGAGAAGTAAAATTCTCTAGATTTAAAAAATAAAAAAATCCTACTATAACAACAAGATGTATCAATTGATTGAAAGAAAAAAATAAAAGTTGCAATCTTCTTTTGGGAAAATATTTTTCTAATTTATTTACTGTATAGTTAATTAGAAAATGTAAAACAGAAATAATCAGTCCTAATATAAATGCTTTTTCACATTGAAATAATATAAAGAATATAATTTCAAAAACTATAAAATAAATAAAGCAATGCAAAAGTAAAGATTTTAATATTTTCCTTTTTTTCTCAGAATAAGCAGAAGTTTGGAATAAAAAATCTGCTAGTAAATGGGCACTTATTAAAATAGCAACTATCATAAATTTTCTCCTTCTATACTTTCCATAGCTTTTAATATACTTATCGTCAAATTTCTTAACTCATAAATATTTCCAGTTTTTACTGCCTTTTCTATACTTTGTCTACTAACTCCTAATAATTTTGAAATTTGAGTTGATAAACCCCTTTTTTTCCCTTCTGTTATATAAAAACTTTCTTTCTCTAATTGTGTTGAAATTACAGGATAATCAATGTCTATTATTAAATTTTCTTTCTTTTCAAATTGTATAAATTTTAGAAGCTCTTTTAACTTTTCATATTCAATTATATCTCCACTAGCAATAGGATATAGAATTTCTGCTAATAACATTAATTTATTTTGATATTCACTCTGTTTAGAAGATAATAAAGTACTTGCATTAATTAAAGAATTTACAATAATATCATTTTTACTTTTTGAATAAAAAAGAACAGAGTATTCCAAAGATTTTTTAGCCTCATCAGTGGCTTTTCTAGCATAGTGGTAGACAGTCCCATCTTGAGCTGTGCTACTTGCACTATCCACTTTTATATCCCAAGTTCCAAAACCTATTCCTGAATGTATTTCAATAGGAAAAATAATTGTAGAAAAAAGTCTATAATACAAATAAGCAGATTTTGGAGATACAAATAGTCCTTGTATTTCATCACCAGCACTAAATTCTACTTCTTTTTCAATAGAATTTTTAAAGATTTTATTTAAAATATTTATACTATTTAATACAGTATTTTGAATATTATTTCTATCTTGAATAGAGTAAGAACGGGAATTTTTTAAATCTATCATCAATGCAGAATATCTTTTCAATTAACTCACCTCATTCAAATTTTAACATAAGGCTTATTAAAAAGCAACTTAAATAGATTGCTTTTTAATTTAGCATACTTATGAAGTTGCTCTTTTTATAATAGAAAAAATAATTCTAAAATGCTATAATTATTAGGGAAAATATCGGAGGGGAGAAAATGAAATTGCAATTTGAATTAATTAATGAGCAAAAGTTTGATAGCAATTATGAAAATTTAAAAATTATGGGGGGAGAATAATGTTTTTTTTAGGATATTTATTTTTTTATTCTGTATTAGCGACTTTGATAGACCCATCAATATTCTTTTCAATACTTTCTTTTGTATTAGGTGGAATGTTGTATTTTAATAGTAGCTCTCCTTTACAAGGAATAGCAATCTGCATTTTTGGACTATTACATTTAATTTCAAGACTATGTTATCATAGTAAAAAAATGCCTACTAAGGGTTCATCTATTTATTCTTATGCAAAACATAATTATCTTTCAATTTCTATAGCAACTGTTATTTTTGCCATACCTATTTGGTATATCATTATTAAATCAAAAATAACATTAGAAATTTCTCCTGTATATACTTTTATTGCAAGTCTTCTTATATCTTGGGCTATACTCTTTAAGATAGTGGATAGAATTTTTATACACAATAGAGAAACTCAAGAAGTGGTTTTAGGGGATTATTTTACTATTTATAAAAGTATAAGAAGAAGTCTTACACACATCTATATTTTTAAATTTAAAAGTTCTCCAGATTTATATTCTACTGGAATGTGGAGATACAGAATTTTTATAGATAAGCTTGGCTCTAAATTTTCTTGTACTTTTGGAAAAGGAATTTTTGGAACAACTTATATAACAAGTATAAAATTAATTGAAGATGCAGGTGTAAATGCTCCTGAAAATACAAATTCATATAGTACTTTTCCTTTTAGAAAGAGAAGTTTAAGTAAAAAAGATTATACATTTCCTTGGCATATATTATTATTTGCTAGTGGAATTTTAGTATTTTGTTTTGGGCTTTTTTTTCTTTATATTGCTCATATAGGACCTCAAAATTCTGATGTTAGCTTATTAAAATATTTTGAATTCTATAAAGTTACAGGAATAAGTGGTATTATTTTAGGTATTACTCTTGTGATAATTTCTATTTTTACGCTTATTAGAAAAAAATAATATTTGGAGGCTTATAAAATGAATGAAACTAAAAAATGGGGCTATATTTTTGATGAAAAGTTAAATATGTATGTTCCTAATTTACCAAGACAAAAAAAATTAGCAAAAATACTTTTGATTTTATCATTAATATCTTTTGTTGCTATTTTAATACAAATATATTTTTTAGATAAAACTTCTTATGAGAAAATATCATTTTTAGCTTATACCAGTATAATGGTTTTTCTTTTTTTAGCTATATATCTTGTTTTAAAAATAAATATTTATCTGATAGAAAAAAGGCTAGAAGAAATTAAAGGATTAAAAGTATCAAAAGATTTTGAAATAAAAGCTTTAAAAAATAGACGATTTTTTGCATATATGATGATTTGGATTCTTTTAATTGTTATGTTTTTTTCTCATTCTAATATATTAAAACAGTTTTCAACTAGATATATTTTTTATTTAATTTTTGCCATTGTAGCATTTATTTATAATTTCTATAAACTTTTTACAGAATTTAAAAATAATAAATATTCTTTAATCATAATTGGAAAAACAATAAAAATATATTTTGAAAATAATGAAAAAGAATATATTACAACAGATAATATAAGTTATGTTAAATTTTATGCTATTGCTCGTGGAAGAGGAAGAAGGGATAGAAATCCTACTTTACAAATCTTTGATAGTGAAGAAAAAAAGCTTGTTGAAATGACTATAAGTGCTATTGATTATTATTCATTAAAAAAATATTTTGAAAAATATAATGTAACAATAGATAATCAATATAAAGAATTTTAAAAAGAATAGGTGAAATATTATGGAATTGTCAGAAAAAGATGAAGAATATATTATTTCCTTGATTAAACAAGGAAAAAAAGTAAATGCTATTATCTTTGTTAAAGATAAAATAGGAATGACTTTAAAAGATGCTAAGGATTATATTGATAAAAAAGTAAATAATGAATATTATGAGGAAAATATATCTATTTCAAAAGAAGATGAGGAATATATATGTTCTTTGATTAATGAAAATAAAAAATTAGAAGCAGTTATTTTTCTTCACAAAAATAAGGCTATGTCTTTATTAGAAGCTAAAAATTATATAGATGATTTAATTTTTAAGAAAAACATTGAAACTAATAAAGAAAGT is a genomic window of Fusobacterium nucleatum containing:
- a CDS encoding GNAT family N-acetyltransferase, giving the protein MKVRYAKKSEKEIAIKFWKDSFKDNEEQIKFYFDSIYNEKNYLVLEDNSKIVSSLHENDYIFNFNNNSLKSKYIVGISSDITMRNKGYMSKLLISMLKNSKRKGLPFVFLTPINPKIYRKFGFEYFSNIEYYNFSVEELTNFKLPKENYSYIEINEENKNLYLNDLIKIYNFNMKDNFCYLERDKFYFDKILKEAISDEMKAFILYKDKKASAYIILGLYEENIEIRECMALDSISYKEILTLIYGYRNYYKNVSLASPNNSSIEFLFDNQLNIEKNVKPFMMMRVLNPLAIFKNLKLENSNIKIYIEDKILKENTGLYSLNNEISFSNMTEEKASYDLKIDIADLIFLITGYFFIDELIKLGKIDIKNRNIFKKINKIFSKKNSYLYEFI
- a CDS encoding CvfB family protein → MIKVGKRQKLVINNFSSVGAYLFAGTDDDKDNILLPNNELEGKDLKEGDEVEVLIYRDSEDRLIATFRKTEALVGTLAKLEVVDDNPKLGAFLDWGLNKDLMLPNSQKETKVEIGKKYLVGLYEDSKGRVSATMKIYKFLMPSNDIKKGDIVNATVYRINDEIGVFVAVEDRYFGLIPKSECFEKYSVGDELTLRVTRVREDKKLDLSPRKLLSQQIETDAELVLGKMKLLKEHFRFNDESSAEDIKDYFGISKKAFKRAIGSLLKNGLIEKNGDYFILKK
- a CDS encoding DUF3307 domain-containing protein codes for the protein MIVAILISAHLLADFLFQTSAYSEKKRKILKSLLLHCFIYFIVFEIIFFILFQCEKAFILGLIISVLHFLINYTVNKLEKYFPKRRLQLLFFSFNQLIHLVVIVGFFYFLNLENFTSQLYIDLKDCEYFKTFILYVTVFSIILDPASVFIRKLFTSISPKTYPKTNLEELKAGNIIGKLERIIIAILLLNNQFGIMGFVLTAKSIARFKQMENKDFAEKYLIGTLTSFLIALISVLILKGLL
- a CDS encoding SatD family protein; the encoded protein is MKRYSALMIDLKNSRSYSIQDRNNIQNTVLNSINILNKIFKNSIEKEVEFSAGDEIQGLFVSPKSAYLYYRLFSTIIFPIEIHSGIGFGTWDIKVDSASSTAQDGTVYHYARKATDEAKKSLEYSVLFYSKSKNDIIVNSLINASTLLSSKQSEYQNKLMLLAEILYPIASGDIIEYEKLKELLKFIQFEKKENLIIDIDYPVISTQLEKESFYITEGKKRGLSTQISKLLGVSRQSIEKAVKTGNIYELRNLTISILKAMESIEGENL